One uncultured Hyphomonas sp. genomic region harbors:
- a CDS encoding MltA domain-containing protein produces MTAPLSSAAPWAGRVEDWAEPCGALSAARSDEDARALMEQVFVPIEVIPPDGARKFTGYFEPTYEARRTPTPPFTEPVPALPADLIPNNGKPLQRLPNGTTRPYPARAQITTSGVQAIAYAHPADVFFLQIQGSGRLTFPDGTTMRAVYAAHNGHKFESTANWLIRTGRISRGEASMQGIRAWMNRAGPAETRMAMNQNPRFVFFNAEAEGDPSLGPAGAEGVPLTPLGSMAVDTSLHPLGVPMFVQTKAPGLGGDWSGLLVAQDTGGAIKGAVRGDIFFGTGPQAGERAGTMNAPGRLWVLLPRTVAARMRSQGYAGLDMAPPAP; encoded by the coding sequence ATGACCGCCCCGTTGTCGTCGGCGGCGCCCTGGGCCGGACGTGTCGAGGACTGGGCAGAACCCTGCGGGGCACTCTCGGCCGCGCGCAGCGATGAAGATGCCCGCGCGCTGATGGAGCAGGTGTTCGTGCCGATTGAGGTGATCCCGCCAGATGGCGCGCGGAAATTCACCGGCTATTTCGAACCGACCTATGAAGCGCGCCGTACGCCGACCCCGCCCTTTACCGAGCCGGTCCCCGCCTTGCCGGCTGACCTGATCCCGAACAATGGCAAGCCGCTGCAGCGCCTGCCGAACGGCACAACCCGGCCTTATCCTGCGCGGGCCCAGATCACGACATCGGGCGTCCAGGCGATTGCCTATGCGCATCCGGCGGATGTGTTCTTCCTGCAGATCCAGGGCTCGGGCCGGCTGACCTTTCCGGACGGGACAACAATGCGGGCCGTCTATGCCGCGCATAATGGCCACAAATTCGAATCGACGGCCAATTGGCTGATCCGTACCGGGCGCATTTCCCGCGGCGAAGCCAGCATGCAGGGGATCCGCGCCTGGATGAACCGGGCGGGACCGGCTGAAACGCGAATGGCGATGAACCAGAACCCCCGCTTTGTGTTCTTCAATGCCGAGGCGGAAGGCGATCCCTCGCTCGGGCCAGCTGGCGCGGAAGGTGTCCCGTTGACGCCGCTCGGCTCCATGGCGGTCGACACCAGTCTTCATCCCCTTGGCGTGCCCATGTTCGTTCAGACAAAAGCGCCGGGACTGGGCGGCGACTGGTCCGGATTGCTGGTCGCTCAGGACACCGGCGGGGCCATAAAAGGCGCGGTGCGCGGCGACATCTTTTTCGGCACAGGGCCGCAGGCGGGCGAGCGGGCCGGAACGATGAACGCGCCGGGCCGGCTATGGGTTCTGCTTCCGCGTACGGTGGCAGCGCGGATGCGCAGCCAGGGCTATGCCGGTCTCGACATGGCGCCCCCTGCACCGTAA
- the secB gene encoding protein-export chaperone SecB, with amino-acid sequence MTDTSAPQAPNEGQNGATPAGLRVLGQYVKDLSFENPGHTPVQSQPNIDLGIDVGATPHADGNGIYEVSLKLSAKAVSDGTVLFITELDYAGLFQLQNVPQAQLEPLLLIECPRLLFPFARRIVAEITREGGFPPLLIDPVDFVQLYQQQYRRAQEAAAASGQTPPVQDA; translated from the coding sequence ATGACTGACACAAGTGCTCCGCAGGCACCAAATGAAGGCCAAAACGGCGCGACCCCGGCGGGTCTGCGCGTCCTCGGCCAGTATGTGAAGGACCTTTCCTTCGAGAATCCGGGACACACACCTGTGCAGTCCCAGCCGAATATCGATCTTGGTATCGATGTCGGCGCAACGCCTCATGCCGATGGCAACGGGATCTACGAAGTGTCCCTGAAACTGTCCGCCAAGGCTGTTTCAGATGGAACCGTGCTGTTCATCACCGAACTGGATTATGCCGGGCTGTTCCAGCTGCAGAACGTGCCACAGGCCCAGCTTGAGCCGCTGCTGCTGATCGAATGCCCGCGCCTGCTGTTCCCGTTTGCCCGCCGTATCGTGGCGGAGATCACGCGCGAAGGCGGTTTCCCGCCTCTGCTGATCGATCCGGTGGACTTTGTGCAGCTTTACCAGCAGCAATATCGCCGTGCGCAGGAAGCCGCTGCAGCCTCCGGCCAGACACCGCCCGTTCAGGACGCGTAA
- the coaE gene encoding dephospho-CoA kinase (Dephospho-CoA kinase (CoaE) performs the final step in coenzyme A biosynthesis.), giving the protein MIILGLTGSIGMGKSATATLFRDEGVPVYDADAAVHQLYEKGGAAVDPVEAAFPGVKVDGAIDRTLLRERVLNDAAAMKQLEGIVHPLAGAAQQDFRETARKSGATFAVLDIPLLYETGGSGYCDYVLVVSAPPEVQRQRVLSRPGVTEETFEAILARQVPDAEKRAKADFILSTAHGFEFARDHVRAIVALMNRKAAGDNA; this is encoded by the coding sequence GTGATCATCCTTGGCCTGACCGGTTCGATCGGCATGGGAAAATCCGCAACCGCGACCCTGTTCCGGGATGAAGGCGTACCCGTGTATGACGCCGATGCAGCGGTGCATCAGCTCTACGAGAAGGGCGGCGCGGCGGTTGATCCTGTCGAAGCTGCTTTTCCGGGCGTTAAAGTCGATGGCGCGATCGACCGTACACTCCTGCGCGAACGTGTGCTGAACGATGCGGCCGCCATGAAACAGCTGGAAGGCATCGTCCATCCGCTGGCTGGCGCGGCGCAGCAGGACTTCCGGGAAACGGCGCGGAAATCCGGAGCGACCTTTGCGGTGCTGGACATTCCGCTGCTGTATGAGACCGGTGGGTCCGGCTATTGCGATTATGTCCTGGTTGTCAGCGCGCCGCCCGAAGTACAGCGCCAGCGTGTGCTGTCCCGGCCGGGTGTCACAGAGGAAACTTTCGAAGCGATTCTCGCGCGTCAGGTGCCGGATGCGGAAAAGCGTGCAAAAGCCGACTTTATCCTGTCGACAGCACATGGGTTTGAGTTTGCACGCGACCATGTTCGCGCCATAGTGGCCCTGATGAATCGCAAGGCCGCAGGGGATAATGCATGA
- a CDS encoding Tim44/TimA family putative adaptor protein, which produces MITGTSGLSALSWGLSELERKDTPPPMDPVMQVMILAAVALFVLSRLYFALGKGDNDNPVSRPTPATAGDDATNKAKPRDETMAHADKPIFTGPAAGGLEEIYNVDRSFSTPDFMRGARAAYEIIVSAFARGDRDKLRPMLDDDVYEAWDAAIAAREPDKPAFELLRIRKAEIESADLDGDIARVAVRYEAELGDGEMVRTAKEIWTFMRNVRGDDPNWILDDVEVAN; this is translated from the coding sequence ATGATCACTGGCACTTCCGGCCTGTCGGCCCTATCTTGGGGGCTGAGTGAACTCGAACGCAAGGACACGCCACCACCAATGGACCCCGTGATGCAAGTCATGATCCTGGCAGCTGTTGCGCTGTTTGTCCTGTCGCGCCTGTATTTTGCGCTCGGCAAGGGTGACAACGACAACCCTGTCAGCCGCCCGACCCCAGCGACAGCTGGCGATGATGCGACCAACAAGGCCAAACCGCGCGATGAGACAATGGCCCATGCCGACAAGCCGATCTTTACCGGTCCGGCCGCGGGCGGGCTGGAAGAAATTTACAACGTTGATCGCAGCTTCAGCACACCTGACTTCATGAGAGGCGCCCGCGCAGCCTATGAAATCATCGTTTCGGCTTTCGCTCGTGGGGACCGCGACAAGCTCCGCCCCATGCTGGACGACGATGTCTATGAAGCCTGGGACGCCGCCATTGCTGCGCGCGAGCCGGACAAGCCGGCCTTTGAACTCCTCAGAATCCGCAAGGCCGAAATCGAAAGTGCCGATCTCGATGGAGACATTGCCCGCGTTGCCGTCCGCTATGAAGCGGAACTGGGTGACGGGGAAATGGTGCGCACGGCGAAGGAAATCTGGACCTTTATGCGCAACGTCCGGGGGGATGATCCGAACTGGATTCTGGACGACGTCGAAGTCGCCAATTAG
- the dnaQ gene encoding DNA polymerase III subunit epsilon yields MSQIREIAFDTETTGLRPEEGDRIIELGAVEMINHIPSGRTFRTLINPGRAVSADTVRITGITDDDLKDAPPFEAPEVIDAFLEFIGDATLVAHNAGFDRSFLNMELDRCGRSPIPDERWVDTAAMARRKFPGAPASLDALCKRFDISLESRTFHGALLDSQLLAAVYLELLGGRARAFSFETVVETEIVEEVTPARQRPKPLSSRLTEDEKAAHEAFVSGLGDEAVWKRYAS; encoded by the coding sequence ATGAGCCAGATCCGCGAGATTGCTTTCGATACCGAGACCACAGGCCTCAGGCCGGAAGAAGGTGACCGCATCATTGAGCTCGGCGCGGTGGAGATGATCAATCACATCCCGTCTGGCCGCACGTTCCGGACGCTGATCAACCCCGGCCGAGCAGTGTCTGCCGATACGGTTCGCATCACCGGCATCACGGATGACGACCTGAAGGATGCTCCGCCTTTCGAGGCGCCTGAAGTGATTGACGCTTTCCTGGAATTTATCGGGGATGCCACGCTGGTCGCTCACAATGCCGGGTTTGACCGCTCCTTCCTGAACATGGAACTGGACCGGTGCGGACGCAGCCCGATTCCGGATGAGCGCTGGGTGGATACGGCCGCGATGGCGCGCCGCAAGTTTCCGGGGGCGCCGGCCAGTCTCGATGCCTTGTGCAAAAGGTTCGACATTTCGCTTGAGAGCCGGACTTTTCACGGCGCCTTGCTGGATAGCCAGCTTCTGGCGGCGGTCTATCTCGAACTCCTTGGCGGCCGGGCCCGTGCCTTTTCGTTCGAGACGGTGGTGGAAACGGAGATTGTCGAAGAGGTCACGCCCGCGCGGCAGCGGCCGAAGCCGCTTAGTTCCCGTCTGACCGAAGACGAAAAAGCCGCCCACGAAGCGTTCGTGAGCGGCCTTGGCGATGAAGCTGTCTGGAAGCGTTACGCGTCCTGA